CGTGAACTGCTGAACGGCTTACTGCGCCTTGTCGGCCGTCACGTGATAGATCGACAAGGTGCGGTCGCCGATGTTGACTTGGTGGATGTTGAACGTCCCCTCGACCGTCACCGGCAGCACGGTGTAGTCCATCGTCAAAGGCTGTTTTAACTGCACGATCATCGAATCGTAGATGGCGGCGCCGGGACCGAAACAACAGGCCATGTTGTCGCGCACCAACACGAATTTGGTCAGTCCGGTTTGTTGAGGCGGCGGCAGGATGAAGCCACGGATGCGAATCCGATTGCCATCGAGCTTTTTCACCGCGGAAGTGAGCAATTCAGGGCGAAAAGGATCGCCCTTTTGCATGTTCAGCTTGACGGTGTCGAATGTGATGTCGCGCAGCGGGAGCCGGCGGGCGGGAACCGGCTTTGCAGAATCTCTAGCGGCGGGCGAACCCGGCATCGCCTTGGACGAGCCTTCCAGCGACGCCACTTCGATTTTCGGCTTCGTGGTGCTCGAAGCGACCGAGGCCGTCGCGGCTGGAAGCGATTTCTCGCCGCATCCGCCGGCGACCGCAAGCGACACGGCCATCGCTGCAAGTGCCGCAATCGCCAACGCCGTGCCGCTACCGAGATCGAACCGCCGCCGCGAAATGCTCATCGCAACTCCGCATTGTCGAGGTGATAATACGCCACGCCGATTCCCCCGGGCGCCTGCCGCGGCGAGAAGCGGAACGTGCCGGCCACGCGCACCGGCTGCTTCGTATAAATCATACCGCTTGGGTTGGCGAGCGACACGACGATTCGATCCGTAATTTTCGGATTC
The sequence above is a segment of the Pirellulales bacterium genome. Coding sequences within it:
- a CDS encoding DUF3299 domain-containing protein produces the protein MSISRRRFDLGSGTALAIAALAAMAVSLAVAGGCGEKSLPAATASVASSTTKPKIEVASLEGSSKAMPGSPAARDSAKPVPARRLPLRDITFDTVKLNMQKGDPFRPELLTSAVKKLDGNRIRIRGFILPPPQQTGLTKFVLVRDNMACCFGPGAAIYDSMIVQLKQPLTMDYTVLPVTVEGTFNIHQVNIGDRTLSIYHVTADKAQ